The nucleotide sequence CCTAAAATATGAGCAGCATTGCCGAGCAGCCAGTGTGCCCAGTTGAATATTGGACGCTTTTGTGTACCCGGGTGAGGTCTGAAGTATGCTcctgcaataaatatttatatattaatttgtttgaaaaatacCGTTGAACCATATTTGTTcaaattatcttaattatttgaaacagAAATCTTAGTTAGCCTTAACTAGGAAACCATTTTTGATTAGAAATACTTAttacatgtattaaatattacattcattTACTTAAGTGTCAGAATTTCGTAACAAGtagtaaagtatttatttgataattccAAGAGATTTTAGATTATTTGGACTTTGACAATTGACCatagtaaattaatctttatttagtcCATAGACTCGTGGTCCCATAGTTTTATACGTTGGTGTTTTTCCTGTAAAATGCTTTAATATCAGCatgaaaaagtttaatataagatCTCACCAATCGGTTGTATGAAGCACAGTATTACAGTGACGAGTCCGGTAATAGCGTGAGGGTTATCTCCGGTGGTAGCGAACCCTCCCACTTCCACAAGGATTAGTATAAAACCAACCACTGTTAGTAACCAAGTAGCCACCATAAGTATTCTGTGGTACTGAAAAGTAATTTCTATCATAAAAATCAAGTGATAGTGCAAGATCCCTCCCGCCGCCTGAgtgatatgttaaaaaatagatcTTATTACGTGcctctatataaatttatcaaaaatacagtgggaaaattataataaaccaaataaaactaCTCAAGACTTGGCCTAAAGGTCTAGATACCAGGccataaactccaaaaaaaaaaaaatatttctatcatGTATGTTATGTGcttagaattttaatattcctaGTATTAAAAGAACAAGTGGCATATAACTGTTACAActttcgtaatattttattgcaaactacattaaatttatataataactagcgGAACCGACAGACGTTGTGACATGATATGTTAAgcgattaggatattaaacaaaggaTGAAAGTACCGACTGCAGTACTATCTGTCCGGCTGATTTATGAatctaaaaaaacacattgaaatctgtccagccgtttaagaggagttcaatGACATTACCAAACACACGTgcagtagaattatatatacgcAAATCGGTAACTCGGTTGACAACTCGGGATTTAAGgcgtttttcttcaccgtacgagtgaGTGCTTACATGCGCTGCATGTACGCTGCTCTTACGACCTCCTAttgtaaatattctaaaattctaatagaactattgtaaatattctattaCGTTGATAATATGTATTCCCAAATAGTGTATATATAACCTctgttatgtttaatttagtataataCTTACAGCAAACCAGATATCCTTTCCACCCAATGTTTTTCCTACCCAAGTTTTTCTGAAATACctgtaatgaaaataatttatttcatgaaaTAACATTCACACAAAAAAAggtataaatttatcaatatccTGTCTTTGGacagaaaaaaatgttcatatttgtatttcttttatggTATATGTGACGTTGTCTAGAAAATTAGCACCGAAGTTGCCCAAAGcaggatattatttatttatatatgcagCGTgagtactaataataaatcgtaAAATAGTCCCGTTGAAAGggaaagatttatttttattttattattaaagaatttagCTTGCCATACAGTttctgtaattatatttatacatttgtattatACCTTGCCAAAACAATGCCCAGTGAGGCAGTACCAATCCAAGCGATCAACATAAAGGAACCGTGTAACTTCAGCAATAGCTTTGACGATCCAGTCGCAGCTCCTACACTGGCTAGTGAGAGAGGCTCGCCAGTTGACTCGTAAGCTAAAGTATGGAAGCCTACGCGTTCGgcatctaaaatatatagaaaagcatgtatttaaaagtatttggtaataaaaataggtgTTATAACTAATTACAGGAATTTACttagtaatatatacaaatatactgAATTATAGTCATATGGAATttcacttattaaattaaaatctcactCGGGAATCGAATACTCGAATGACAGAACCCTTAAAACTACGTAGCAATATTTCATATAGGCTATACGTTACAAAGTCATATATCGAATTCGGTCCGTCATACCGTCATTTATGCATTATGGCCTAtgggtttaattaaaaaaacataccttTCATAGAATCACCGGAAACCGCCATCAAGTAGTACTTATTATTAGCCAAATCGAAGGTCTGCCCTTTAACCACAGAGACCGCGTCCCGTTTAAACTTGCAATACAACTTGCCATCTATTGTCGATGATTCAAGTAATTGCACTATATCCTGTGACGAGTCAGACCTTTTGACGTATGGCTCAGCTTTCGGATACGTCCATGATGTGTATAAATTAACCCGCCCATTGTCATTTCTCACGCACTCCATTGCACTGTCGTCACCCATTTTATTGTCAAAACTCAAACCAGCGGCAACATATTTGGGATTATCTGTGCCCTGAATTTCGAATGTATAGACGTCGCCAGCGACAAACACTGAGACGATTGCTTTGCAGTTCCCAGCTGAAATACAGTTTTGAGGTACGCCGAAGCATAATTTTGTGTCTGCACAGCCTTGGTATATTAGATCTAGAGGAGGTGGAGTTGTCTTTggctgtaaataaaaatattttactgtaaaGGAGGAAACAAAGTCCGTACTAagcctattttaaaattttgattatctctatatgaaaattaaatacttaaattcaaattgcaTTTATAACATACTCTAATCAGTATATTTTGTTgctgttatatatatagtggTGTTGTCACTCCGACCTTAATCCAAACCAGTTATGTTATCAAGAGCTACTGATTGGGTTCCCACTTcaataaaatgtgtatttttaattagattgtCTCCAAAATGTATCAGCCTTAAAAActagaagtaaatattttgttcattttttgagatataataattattatacatacaatacagCGAGAGTCCTAACTGATTTTGTGATAATATTACTTCTACTTTGAATGTTTacctttataataaagtaatgaaGATATTACGATAACAAAACTAAAGTTAAGAATATGTTCAAACATTTACTTAGCTATAcgttcaaatcaaatcatgcAATCCTTTTCAATCGAATTAtgcatacatatacatacataattgaattgaaaaaaaaaatctttaacatTTAGAgctaattcaaattcataatTTCTGACATCTTTGTAACGAAAATATGtgcttacaaaaaatattttcgaagcgatttaaAAACGGGtagttatttagtttatgACAGACACCGAGAACTACATACTTGGAATACGTGATTTAAAAGTTGTCTTTCAGGaaggaaaaatttattatctgtgtAATTCACTTTGGTTCTAtgagtaaaaaatataccttcgACTCCATAATAACAGGGGGTTCTTGTTTGGTCTTCTGGGTGCTGGAAACTGGAGAAGGAGTGGTGATCTCCGTGTCAGGGCTTACCACTTCCACTAATGACGACTCAACATTTCGCCAAAATGTTGCATAGCTCTGGGCGACTGTTGCACTATAATAcgaattaacatttaattacagtGAGTCCAAATATcacttgttttttaaaataaattaacagaatatatgaacaaataatataaatgaaatttctataaatactaaaacagtCTAACTGGATTCTTCTtactaaagttatttttattatttttataatgaaacagCATGCAAATGAGCAGGCTCACTTAAAGTTAAGTGTTTCTCAGTTTTAAACACAAACGCAAGAGTAGGTTTCCAAGTGCGTTGCAGGCATTTTAGGTAGTACgaaatttctattatatttagttttgataAAAAGAGACACGTGAATATTAGATAACACGATGCATTGTTTCACTGATTTCTTTGCTTATATATTTGGAGGCAGATCATTATATTGGcgtgaaataattttgattctCAATACCTAGTAGATGTCGTATGTGAATTATAACGGATCAACATTGACTATTCAGTAAGGACAGTAAGAATATATTCCTACAATACTAGAACACCATAGAgtaaacatgtattttatataaatatcacgtAACAGACTGCCACGAGTCTGACAAAGTACGTATAAAATActtgtacatatttatttaatccttTTGCCTTTGTTTGACAAATGCATATGCAGTACTTTGTCAGTCGAGCTACAgactaaaaaaatgataaatatatattaccgAAACTCGACGCCACCCAAGAAGTCAGCAGGTGCTTGCCAAGTAAAAGAAAGCGGTGGCTTGTCTTCTGGCGTTGAATGAGTCGCCGTGTCGTTGTTGCCGCGACAGCTAATAATCTGCGTTGTCTCTGGAAGTGGCACTGATGTGAACTTGCCTATTATTTGTTCTGTATTCtgtaaaaatcatatatattatacttacaaTATAGGAAATAAAACGCAATTTAATCGACGTACAATTTAAAAGACACTCTGCTAttcgattataaaatattacctgtATAGCCCTAGCTTGCAATATAAACCCGCCAATTGGGACTGGAGCCCCGAAAGGACTTCCAATCGTAACATTGATACTGTCACCCTGCCTAACTTGGGCAGCAGACGTCGAAATGGCGTATGGAGGCACCGATGACTGAGGTTGGATGCCACTGTGTCGTGGCATTTGGTCCAGACAAGCCTGTAAATGTATGCATTTATATAAGATCGGGTttcagctccttacaaacgttgagtaatacaaaaataaaattaacgatTATAATGAGTGGCGAAGAGTATATTGTCAGATCTTCtcatccgttctacgcccttttAGAACTGGcggtaaatgaaaaattagaagcatttaatctatatttttcttttattgacgtttataagtgtacatttacctatataaataaatgatttttgatttgactttgatgaCTTTTAGTTACTCAAATAATGCATTTAATATGCATAAAAGTGAACAGTATATTAAGATCTCTCTTAAGATGAGAAGATTGTCATTCTCCGACAGGACACCGTCCCCTGCTATATAAGAGGTAAGTAACTTAAAATACAGCAATACCAGAGAAGAAATCATATGACACTTCCCGCTTAAGATGCGTTTAATACTTTTCGTATTGCATagtatatatcttttaaattaagacgtagtgttattttttacgCATGTATGGCGTATAGCACGACTCGTTAACGTTTTTAATAGGTAACAAAGTTTGGTTGGGGTCTTTGGCAAATACGCCTATTGCTACCAGCAACGTCGCTGTattccttatatattaataggcGTATGCTTAGGAGTAAATAAGTGagaatagataaattaaaggaTATCGatatataaaaacctttaCATTTGTATCATagtaatcataaatatattgcctttgttaaaatcaaaaaagtaaattatcataaaatatattaaggcaactacaatcatttattatatagggATGTTTACAAGATAAATACTATGAGGATATATAGAAAAGTCCTATAatactgatattttttacaagttaAATACAAGTTTCCTAATAAAACTTACACCAGGTGGAGCCCCGGATCCATGTTGCGATGAAGTTTTGACTAGACATAATACTGCTATGATAATCCACTTCATGTCTTTTTTCCTCGGTAGCATTttatctgaaataataattgtaagaaatcataattatttaattattcattccCGGCACGTAAATTCACCAAATTTGTCGGGCAGTCCTAAAGACCTATTTTTTGCTACCAATGTGTACCAAAAAACTTAATCCTACCCGGCAAGTCTTACCAAGTCATAAACTGACACCTACAGGCATAGTCATACAttttaacagaaatatttattttcttttataagcCATAAGGAGCTTTAAAGACAGTGAGACAAATCTCATGCTATTTTTTGCCTTGTGCGATTTTGATACTTTTCTTTCGTttgatattaagaaataatttgtttgtctCAGAATCCTCATCCAATCAGCTTGAACAAAACATTTGAGGAAAGCTAATTAGAAACAATGGCAATCctaaatatacctataatagTTAATGcctaaaatattgtacaagAAAGCGAGAATGTATCCTGTATTGTATGCATACGATACACccataaaaatagaaatgtgTCACAGCTATTGTTTTGTATCGAAGTATATTGACCTCAGAAAACCCGGTTTACGGAAATTATGAATTATCAGGTCGGGAATTCCGGTGTATGAAGGTTGACCAGTGAGGACTTGACgtcattatttactaaataactCCAAGTTATACTCCATACTTGCATTAAATCTAACACCAATGTATAATACATTTACGACGCCATGTTTTCTTCATTgtgcaaatttattttgtatttattatagaatatctttACTTTGAGCCGGATGTTTAAGCCTTAAACATAAAGCCaagaaatacattatatagcTACCTCAAAGTATTGTAGACACTTTACATAAAGActgagtaaattaaaatacaattaatgacGATTTCCGCAAATGTTTCTCAATATAAATGCATTCTGAATCAATTAtatgaagaaataattttagttattgtgTGTCTTTGCTAATATCCATACATGATATACAGAAATTTACTAGtccatttgtaattttatccTTTACGTTAGCGAGAGTTtgttaaaaatcttatacatacatattacatatatatacctatatatgttatttctattctctctttttgatatttagtaacaaaatgacttttatgattaattacagaatttgtatcaattaaaatataattatctttgaaTGGTTagagaacaaacaaaaaaaaaatactttatacatttctattcttTGATTTAACTCCCAAAAACCTTAGTAAAAGAGATTCTAAAGATTCTAAATTGAATTAAGCTCAAAGCTTATCAACTTGTCCACAATTGTTTATCATTAAAGTTTAGACTTTAGATTGTCAAGGAATGATTTTGTCAGTTCTAATACGGGCCTAACGTCGCCACACCGAAATAGAGTGCggtgttaaatatttgttttaagaatGTGTGGGAATTTACCGTTCACTTATTCGATGTGGGGCTTAGCTCATTCAATGCCAAGGTTTGCGGAAAACATTGGCAAAAACTAATACGTAGTACATTCCTTTGTTGATTGTTTAAGAAccatgcaaaatatttttttgaatcgTAGTGATTGtcgtttaaatttttgaagtcatttttaaaagtgtatttttaaaaagctaaAAGAAATTTCATACGTCTATTGTTATTATCACGACAACTATGAATTTATAAtcttttgttaaatgtatttaagggGTTTTGAGGTATTCaaattttgtttctaaaattaaattaaaaaaaaattttttttgtttagcttCACCttctaacaataatattaaaatttgtgtcaTTGTTATATTCTATGTGAACATTTTCATTAACTTTCGCTTAAGTTGACAGACCgtgaaactaaattttaattacagtagACCTGGGATTAACCtcaatatgtaaattaattttagctaattaattcttaaatgttttattataatacactaaattaaaacgcgttatgattaaaaatatttataaaaaaaacattaacgtTTCACgtatttttctctttttaatttagtcaGAGAACGTGTTTGAtcgaaaaataacaaatttgtattgtataatataattaacacgTAAAAAACTTCACgtttgtattcatttttatagatatcaGCAACTGCTGTCACGCCCCATTTTGCCTAAACTGAATGTTTGTTGGAATATCATAGTGGTGCATAGGGCGTTTAATACATGATTGTCAATCTTTGTATTTCACAACACTCTAGCGTGCTGAGCATTCATAGTTCATATTTCGAAGAAATCTAATGCGTCGAGATGTATAAACAAGGCCCTCTTAGTTAGGTTAGGCAAGTAAAATTACACAGTCTTTTGAAtcacttaaaaagttttaaattagtagGAAGCACATGTTCGCGTCCCCGGCTGAAACTTGGCCCCCATAAAACCAAAGTCTTACCCAACTGAGCTAAGTAAACCAACGTATTCTGTAAgtataattcaaatgttaCAGCACGTACTAAACGACTTATGCCAATAGTAGCGAGGTCAAATTCTAGTCGGCCTTTCTCAGCAAGGTATTTCACTAAATGCCGCCATGATCTAACTATTAAAAGTACTGTGTAATTTATCGCACTAATTCTGTATTATATGTAGATGatgtgttataatatttaaaaaactcacGTACTGAATGTACTGGAATAATTTACGGTCATATAAGCctgaatttcttttattttcaccacgttttttatatattatataataccaatttacttatatagagttaatataatataaatataataataagtacaaaacattttaaagacGCTTACATCTGTTAGTACGGATAAGTACAagatattaaatcaatataaccAAAGTAGCACATTTTCTACCAGCTATAACCGAGAGCAAACAACGTATATGGCGAGAGAACGTTGAGATGTTTGCTACAGCCGCTAATAAATGGACTACCcagttagttattagataagtagatgagtagggatgccaacaggctggAATtgaatgacgtggaataagtgataccatgatgatcttatctTCGAAaatatacgttttttttaGCAAAACGTTAaccaatataaaaagtaagatGAAGAGTTACTTTTATTTGCATTTGTCGCGTTCCTAAATAAAATTGCCGAGGGTACATTTAGACCAACCACAGTGGTGTTCTGATGTAACAtatgatattttgaatttattattctgaaaagtaaatacaagaattaaaatgtattttgtagcAAAATAACTTTTTGGCTTGTTGTGTCTTGTCGATAAAATTATGTTCTTGAAGGTTGAAGAATGAACCCCttcacaatgtttttttttattattcatatatagcatgaataatgaatatgtatatattttgataaccTTGCATTTGATTCTTGGTCTATTATTTCAGTGTGAACATCCCTAAGACCTTAGCTTCGAAGGCCGAGGATCCCAGGCCCTGCTGCTGTTAACCCATCGACTTTCTatgtataatgataatataccaaatgatcataaaaaagaaacataaatcAGACTACGGCCAAGAGTTgtactgttttttatatatgtacttaaattttcatatctaatctaaactaaaataacctACTTAAGATCttaaacacaatataaaataatgttatttatgaaTTCGTCCGATTAAATTCTAAAGTTAAACTGGGTCAagacaaaataatttcgtGATATcgtgtatatatttatctaactATATATCTAAAAATGTTAACTTGAAGTATGTATACTTAAAGTAAAGTTATCTGTAAtcttttacttatttactcCTTATAAACATACCAAAAAATGTTCTgctaatttatagttttttagagcagtgttggcctagtggcttacgcctgcgactctcatacctgaggtcgaaggttcgatccatggctgtgcaccagtggactttctatatgcgcattttaacattttctcgaacggtgaaggaaaacatcgtgaggaaaccgtcatgtcttagacccaaaatgtcgacgacgtgtgtcaggcacaggaggctgatcacctacttgcctattagatttaaaaatgatcatgaaacagattcagaaatctgagcccaagacctaaagagggtttagcgccactgattgcttatattttttttaattactagtTTGCTTAATtatgtttcaataaataaatttattttaatcacgCATGTCGGAACGCTAGTAACAAACCTTGTATGGGGCGAAAAATTGGGTCACCTTTTCACTTTCGTGgggtattaattattcaatagtTCTTAAATGAGGTTAGGGGTTAAGAAACTGGTGTTTCGTGAGTttaggaaattattatttgtaagaacCTCGACGGCTGAAATGCCAATCTTGGGGCGGAACGACCCATTTctgacattttattattcgttGTTCGAGGTCAAAACGATtcaacatataattaaataaaatataataatcatttatggctctaagtaaaatttaattttacattggtTTTGCGCACACGCCAGAGAACATAGTGCAAAATATAGACAATAATTAGTATGGCTTTGTTATCTAGCCATAAAGAACAATTCTGACCTTATAGACAATTTCATGAAAGATAAATcaatagataaaattaaaggtAAATTACACAATTTATCACTAAAACTTAACATTGCCTTTAGTTTACGTTAGTACTTAAGTTGGAAaacactaaattttttattacaatgctTAAGTTGGCTGTTTTGCaacaaaacacacaaatagtatatttttcgaAACTGGGAAAAATATACACAACTAGGTATACCAACAGACTTTGCCCTGTCTTTACGACAAATATTGAGTTCTGAttggtataattaatttaaaaaatatatatattttgtcaatCGCTGACAGCAACGTTCTGAAAATGCGAAATAGTTCCATCTgtaggtacatatttatatatttattatacatattttttatatttattataaatatgtatattgttaaGTCGAACGCCGATatgtcataaaattatttattgcttccGTTAACTTcctttatttagtaaattacaTACTACGATATTTATaccatagtttttaattaataactatatttcaGTAAGATAAATGTCTTTCTCACAACGTGAATAGTCGTCTGACCTATCAATTGGGAtcctaagaataaaaaatcttttttaaaatcctGACAATTACTTTCACGTAACAGTAAATAAAccatgtattttatacaaagtGCATACACCTGTCGGAAGTCGGACGAGTCGCGAGTGTGTCCTACATTTAAACGTGTTGCATACGAACTGCATAACACCAGGCAGGTCAGTGACCTTAATATCGATTTCATCAACCAcacgatttatattttactatatttgttactaaaaacttttattagaaTTGTGGCAACTTCATAACagtgttttaaacatttctattTGATTCTAAATGTGTGatacatgtataatatttacaagaaaTATTCAGTAGGAGACGGTCTTTTCTTACTTTATTTAGCTCTTTTAAGACATCATGAATATGATTTAGTGTATTATAAACGATAACAAGATaacaagtttattaattagttagaTAAATAAAGACCTAAGTACATTCATGGTAGagtttgtgatattttttctgaaagtttttattaaaagatttaattaatgcGTATGTTACGCAACAGTTGTCATAAAATCAACAGATaagatttcaaatattttgtaaatagttcTATGGAACTTCCAGGTATTTTCAAAGTACACCTTCAAGATAAGAGACTACACAAAATACTGACTACTAACACTACAAGGAATGCATAAACACATAGAAAAATAGGTGTGTTtgtcagaaaaaaaaacagaatactAAACGCGTTGAATTCTTTTCTTCCGCTATTACTGTTACGTATCTATTATTCCAAAAAACAGACGGTGAATCATAGGTAGTACTCATATTTATTATGGGTTTTGAACAGtgaattatgataatataatatttgtcagtgtaataaagaattttactTCATAATTTAGAGATTGTGAACGTACCTACTGTTAATGCGCAGaaagttttacaaattttccataatttttgtaatcgGTAACTCTGGTTATATGGAGCGATTTTCTAAGatctaaaatgtaatataatttatagaaaatgttcTAATctgctttatatttatagtaattttcttaaaaaataacgttCGTACTTTCGTCTATGTAAAGTCTGGTCACACAGACAGTATTATGTTCGGgtcattttacaaataaataaacgtactACGCGAAGTCGCTGAAAATTACTttcaaatttaagtaaataatttgattgcGTCTATGATCACATGTTAAACGATATTTATGGGCCGGCAGTTTTGACACACTATTACCAAAGTCATAAGTCTTGCTTAAGGCTCGGCCGGTGACGTCATTGGACCGTGGCCGAGATTTGTCTAATTGGTAATTGACTAGTGCGACAGAAATATTCTATGTTTCtcataatgttattataaaaacaaataattgtcAAAGTACGAATTCCTAAAACTCAACATCACAAGTTTTTACGAAAGAAAAGTTTGTTTCTTACAAAGAATTACCAGGAATTGCCTAtcctataatatattatagtaaaatataatacttataaatacttttatgacTGTGCGCAAGTGTGTGtgcctattaaaataattcgtaTACCTAATTCATCATTTAAACCCGAACCCAGTATTAGGCGTGGAGCAATCAAATATTTAGTTCTGTTCTTTTGTAATGTAAACAGGTTTCATTATTTAAGACGTAAAAAGAAAGatatataaggaaaaaaattgtataaaatgaaaCTGGGGATTCCCCTAATGTTGATGACCTTGTTGTTTCGATGGTCATtggtagaaaaaaatattatctttcattcacaatttccaaattaaacatatttacaaaactattaaaaatgtacattacTGCATATTTTGCTCATTTTATAAGTGATTCGAGATTAGACAATACtcagtaattaatatgaaaattattaaaatattttaattaaaattaaatttagccttcaaatgttttaactcaaggtttaaatattatcactaCTAACCGTTGCCTTGTTTGTCTATACCTTGTTGGagccaaatttattaataaatttgctcTTCTCTTAAAGGCCCCAAGTTCCATAAGGGTGTTTCCTTATATTctatagaaattataataaacacagtttaatatgattatgtttttttcataataatttagtcaTTTGAGATGTTTATAAATCGTTTCGGTCTACCAGCAAAAGGTTGTTTTTTAGTGAATTGTACATTTTCatgtttaaatgtgttaaatgttttatcttGTTGAAGTTTTGTCTACAACAAATGGTCGTACGCGAAACCAAGGGCGGAAACTAGTCGCTTTAGTCACGGTGTTCGTTG is from Pieris rapae chromosome 7, ilPieRapa1.1, whole genome shotgun sequence and encodes:
- the LOC110993455 gene encoding putative ferric-chelate reductase 1 homolog isoform X2, which encodes MLPRKKDMKWIIIAVLCLVKTSSQHGSGAPPGACLDQMPRHSGIQPQSSVPPYAISTSAAQVRQGDSINVTIGSPFGAPVPIGGFILQARAIQNTEQIIGKFTSVPLPETTQIISCRGNNDTATHSTPEDKPPLSFTWQAPADFLGGVEFRATVAQSYATFWRNVESSLVEVVSPDTEITTPSPVSSTQKTKQEPPVIMESKPKTTPPPLDLIYQGCADTKLCFGVPQNCISAGNCKAIVSVFVAGDVYTFEIQGTDNPKYVAAGLSFDNKMGDDSAMECVRNDNGRVNLYTSWTYPKAEPYVKRSDSSQDIVQLLESSTIDGKLYCKFKRDAVSVVKGQTFDLANNKYYLMAVSGDSMKDAERVGFHTLAYESTGEPLSLASVGAATGSSKLLLKLHGSFMLIAWIGTASLGIVLARYFRKTWVGKTLGGKDIWFAYHRILMVATWLLTVVGFILILVEVGGFATTGDNPHAITGLVTVILCFIQPIGAYFRPHPGTQKRPIFNWAHWLLGNAAHILGITTIFFAVYLQKAELPSWTVFILAAFVVFHVIMHIILSFAGFRKHLLGVYAPIILIFVVAVVCLVALAPIGVL
- the LOC110993455 gene encoding putative ferric-chelate reductase 1 homolog isoform X1, yielding MLPRKKDMKWIIIAVLCLVKTSSQHGSGAPPGACLDQMPRHSGIQPQSSVPPYAISTSAAQVRQGDSINVTIGSPFGAPVPIGGFILQARAIQNTEQIIGKFTSVPLPETTQIISCRGNNDTATHSTPEDKPPLSFTWQAPADFLGGVEFRATVAQSYATFWRNVESSLVEVVSPDTEITTPSPVSSTQKTKQEPPVIMESKPKTTPPPLDLIYQGCADTKLCFGVPQNCISAGNCKAIVSVFVAGDVYTFEIQGTDNPKYVAAGLSFDNKMGDDSAMECVRNDNGRVNLYTSWTYPKAEPYVKRSDSSQDIVQLLESSTIDGKLYCKFKRDAVSVVKGQTFDLANNKYYLMAVSGDSMKDAERVGFHTLAYESTGEPLSLASVGAATGSSKLLLKLHGSFMLIAWIGTASLGIVLARYFRKTWVGKTLGGKDIWFAYHRILMVATWLLTVVGFILILVEVGGFATTGDNPHAITGLVTVILCFIQPIGAYFRPHPGTQKRPIFNWAHWLLGNAAHILGITTIFFAVYLQKAELPSWTVFILAAFVVFHVIMHIILSLTVCVSEGRISNGRVNSFPMKDMLGHSRQVSAVDRSSDAPFAGFRKHLLGVYAPIILIFVVAVVCLVALAPIGVL